From the Triticum urartu cultivar G1812 chromosome 4, Tu2.1, whole genome shotgun sequence genome, the window GTACCTCCCCGACGCCGAGGCGGCATCGTGGCGCGGTGGTGGCGTGTCGGCGGCAGAGCGCGGCAGGGGGCGATGGAGAGACGGAGAGAGCGGCAAAGGGCGATGGAGAGAGCGGCGGGGGCGCTGCAATTTATAGGCGCGCCGGACGCGGCGCGCCAAATGTAGCGCGCGAGCGGCCGCCTTTTCCCCCGCGCGCGCTAGTTTCGCGCCACCGCTGGAGCGCGCGTAAACGTTCCGCGCGCGCTATAAAGCCAATTTACCGTGCGCGCGTCTTTTGgtgcggctgttggagatgctcttatgcgGGGAACTGAAATTACAGTCACACTTGTAATAACTTAACAAGGAACATTCTTTGTAACAAGTACACTTGTAATAACTTAACAAGGAACATTCTTTGTAACGGGAAGTGCATGGTATATTTCAGATCTTTGCCAACCCCAAACAATAAAAGGATGCATCAGGTTAATAACGAGGTTGAATCGATTCTACGCGGTTTAATTGCGAAAAGAACTAAAGCGATAAAGGAAGGAGAAAGCACCAAAGACAACTTACTTGGCTTATTGCTAGAGTCAAACATGAGGCACACAGATGACAATGGTCAATCCAGCATGGGGATGCCAATTGAAGATGTCATCGAAGAGTGCAAGACGTTCTACTTTGCAGGAATGGAGACAACATCGGTACTACTCACGTGGACCATGATCGTTCTAAGCATGCATCCGAAGTGGCAAGACCGTGCAAGGGAGGAGGTCCTAGGTTTATTTGGGAAAAACAGACCTAAATACGAAGGTCTAAGCCGACTTAAAATGGTAAATATTTAATTGCCAGAAGTACTTCATTTTTTTGATCCTCTATATGATGACACCAACTTTTCTATTGGAGCTACATACCACCCTTTCCTTATATGTTTGTAATTTGCATGCAGGTGACCATGATCCTTTATGAGGTTCTTCGGTTGTATCCTCCAAGCATTCATTTTAGCCGGAAGACATGCAAGGAGGTGCTAATCGGAGACAAAAGATACCCAGCTGGCATGATGATTGAGCTCTCCGTACTACTCATGCACCATGACCCTGACATTTGGGGAAGCGATGTACATGAATTCAAGCCGGAGAGGTTTGCTGAGGGGATCTCCAAAGCGTCCAAGAATTCAGGCGCGTTTCTCCCATTCGGCTGGGGACCACGGATATGCATCGGCCAGAATTTTGCGCTTAGTGAGGCCAAGATGGCGATTTGCATGATCCTTCAACGTTTCGACTTCGTGCTAGCCCCGTCCTATACTCATGCGCCATATACCGTGGTAACACTACATCCAATGCATGGCGCACAAATTAGGCTTGGACTCATCTAATTCCTTTCACATTTGGTGGTGTGTGCTTTGATTTTCTTTGATAAATGTATGTGGTATAACTAAGTGCTGAACCTATCAGATGTAATTCAATAATGAAATCTTGGTTGCCGTAATACAAACATAAAATATATGACGTGTTTTATAAAAAATATCAATTTGATCACTAAATGGATTATCAGTAATAGGCCAATTAGCCTGCTTATTagggttttctattgcagacggTTTCACAAACAACATTGTGgacgatgaactcaaacaacccacatgacttctagaaagtatgcgtgttggatcaatgaagaATCACACACGACTTCAGCCGGAGAACTGTTTGTGTTAGgtcaccttgcacaaacgtttgcacatatacatacgaacgaaaacgtttttctgggattcactttgtgggatgtacatatgaacggAAGCGATTGGGCCTGCATAATTGTCTGCGATGCCTCGGCCGATCACACACGAGCTCATTTTGCCCAGCGTGTGTGACTGGAGgacctatccccgacggtttctgagTCATGTgagaaggaccccctatcgcccacactagCAAGGCGACGGTTTAAAACTCTGTCGCGGAAAGGAGCttaaaaccgtttgtatagcacgtcTCTGCACCAGtgtatgatacgctctttcacacataaatttccttatatcttcctcaaaatagccaccatacctacctattatggcattgtcatagccatttcgagatatattgccatgcatcttccaccgttccattattatgacacacgtcatcattatcatattgctttgcatggtCATATAGCTAAAATAGtatttgtggctcagccaccgtaCATCACTTTttatacatgttacgctagatcattgcacatcctagtacaccgccagaggcattcatataaagTCATATTTTGTTCGAGTATCGAGTtttaagtaaatagaagtgtgatgatcatcattatgcGTTATTTGAGCATTGTCCCAAGTaaggaaataataataataacaataataataataataataataataaaagagccaaaagaggccaaaaagagcccgccaaaaaaatgagagaaaaagagagataTTTTGAAAGGCAATGTTACtatctttttccacacttgtacTTTGAAGTAGCACGATATTTTTCATATAGAGTCTCCTATGTAGTTACTTTCATataactagtgggaattttttattatagaacttggtttgtatattttaatgatgggcttcctcaaatgcccgaggtatTCTATAGCaaacaagttggatgcacactcacttagttttctttttgaactttcatacacttataactcTTAGTGCATCGGTTGCATGGCAATCcgtactccttgcattgacatcaattgatgggcatctccatagcccgttgattagccgcgtcgatgtgagactttctccttttttgtcttctccatatcATCTCTACTaccatactctattccacccatagtgctatatccatgacTTGTGCTCATGTATTGTGTGGGGGTTGAAAAACCTGAAGTgcattaaaaagtatgaaccaattgttTGGCTGACACCGGGGTAGTGCATGATttatactttgtgttaagaagatggagcatgacaaggctatatgattttgtagggatagcatTTTTAGCATTAATATTTTGAAAGGCATGATTGTTTGTTGGTATGCCTGGGTATTGAtgtttttatgtcaaattatagactattgttTTGAATCATTCGGATCTAAATATTTATGCCATAAAAGAGAGATTACATGATgaacatgttaggtagcattccacatcaaaaattctatttttatcatttacctactcggggacgagaaggaattaagcttggagatgcttgatacgtctcctaTGTATCTACaattttgattattccatgctattatagtatcaatcttagatgttttatatgcaattatatatcttttgggggactaacctattaacttagtgccaagtgccagttcctgttttttgccTGCTTTTGGTTTTCCAGGAAATTAGTaacaaatgaagtccaaatgccatgaaactttatgatgatttttttctagacagaagagaccctagaagcttcgAGAGGAGACCAGACGGGAAAGGCACTTTGGCGCGCCTGGGCTCCTGGGCTATAGACCCGTCGTGGCTCCGTCTGACGTAATTCCACCACTATAAGTTCTCTAAAATCAGGAAACCAACAGAGATGCACCCAAAATACTTTTCCGTCGCCGCAAGTTTTTGTTCTTCGGAGATCCCATCTGGAGACCTTTTTCGGTACTTTGTGGAGGGGAAATcggtcacggagggcctctacattaACCTTGCCACCCTTCCGATGATATGTGAGTAgttttaccacagacctacgggtctatagctagtagctagatggcttcttctctctctttgatcttcaatacaatgttctcctcgatgtccttggagatctattcaatgtaatcttattttgcggtgtatttgttgggatctgatgaattgtgggtttatgattagattttctatgaatattatttgagtcttctctgaactcttttattcATGACTATTATaactttgtatttctctccgatctatccgtttggtttggccaactagattgatttatcttgcaatgggagaggtgctttgtaatgggatCAATCTTGTGGTGATCTATATCCTAGTGACAAAAAGGGACAAGACACATATTTGTATTGTTTCCATTAAGGATAAACCGATGGGGTTTATtaatattgcttgagtttatgatgacccacaagtataggggatcaattgtagctctttttgataagtaagagtgtcgaacccaatgaggagcagaaggaaatttcaagtggttttcagcaaggtgatgtctgcaagtgctgaaattgtaggtagcaaagtagtttgatagcaagatagtttgtaacgagcaagtaacgatagtagtaacaaaagtgtagcaaggtagcccaatcctgtTGAGGACAAGGGcatgccaaaatggtctcttatgataagcaaagcgttcttgtgggtacacgggaatttcatcttgtcactttcatcatgttggtttaattcgtgttcgatactttgataatttgatatgtgggtggaccggtgcttaggtgttgttcttacttgaacaaacctcctacttatgattaaccccccccctacaagcatccgcaactacaagaaaagtattaagaataaattctaaccataacattaaacttttggatccaatcgatCCCTTACGGGATaacgcataaactggggtttaagcttctgtcactctcgcaacccatcatctaattgctactccacaatgcattcccttaggcacaaatatggtgaagtgtcatgtagtcgacgttcacatgacaccactaagggaatcacaacatacatactatcaaaatatcgaacacatatcaaattcacatgattacttgcaacataatttctcccgtgacctcaagaacaaaggtaactactcacaaatgataaacatgctcatgatcagaggagtattaattagcataatggatctgaacataaaatcttccaccaaataaaccatatagtaatcaactacaagatgtaatcaacactactagtcacccataagcaccaatctatagttccggtaacaagattgaacacaagagatgaactaggatttgagaggagatggtgctattgaatatgttgatggagattgctctccccaagatgggagagttgttggtgatgatgatgacgatgatttccccctctgggagggaagttcccccgacggaatcgctccgtcgaagggcaaaagtgctcctgcccaagttccgcctcgagacggcggtgctccatcccaaaagtcctccccttattttttttctaggtcaaaatgacttatataccaaaagatgggcaccggaggtgggccgaggagagcacaacccaccagggcgcgcctgggctccctggcgtgcccaggtgggttgtgcccacctggtgggccctctctggtagttatttgctccaataattattaaataatccataaaaaatctccgtgaagttccagcttgtttggagttgtgcagaataggtggcctgacgtagcttttccaggtccaaaTTTCCAGTTGCCAGAATTttccctcttggtgtgtaccttgcaaattaagagaaaagacattagaattactccaaaaagcattattatggataaaaacaccataaataatagtaagaaaacatgatgcaaaatgaacgTATCAACTCCtgcaagcttagacctcgcttgtcctcaagcgaaaaccgaaatcgaaaaacatgtccacatgctttgagagagaggtgtcgataaaaacaaaatacggacatagaagcatcatgttgattattataacagcaaaaaaaattaaagataggacttttatcatagaacttttatcatatacttctcatgaataagtactagttcatcacacaatcgaagtataaagcaaaaactctattagaaaccaacaaactatgttctcagtcaactttgcaactacaattcatcatcttttcaggaagggtcatgtGTCGgggcctttaggcaagtccacatactcaaccatcatatagtcttctacgattgctaacactcaccgcgtacacatgagcaaaacgtttcaaccggacacatagaaatataggggcttatagtttcgcctcccaacgtactcacctcaagggtgatgtcaagaATAATAACTCATGTCagccatattcaactggacatatgtgcctagatctttcctcaccacattatgcttgccaaaggagaaaaaataaaaggaatagagagaaaaacttgactcttgcataaaagtaaaagataagcccttcacagagggaagcagatgtttccatgcgcttatttatttgtatgctcaatcccttagtgcaaaagaacgtcacgttacattgccccttgtgatagcgacctt encodes:
- the LOC125552102 gene encoding cytochrome P450 72A15-like → MVLGAFFATAASVPWRRSLLLLPTLVLLWQLCRLLHRLWWRPRCLERELRSKGLRGTSYRFLTGDLREQGRRNKDAWSRPLPLRCHDIAPRVAPLLCDSAREHGKVSLSWFGPIPKVTIADPELAKSVLSDKSGHFEKPKFPAMWKLLANGLLNHEGEKWVKHRRLLNPAFHLEKIKCMLPEFSACCEELVGRWTESVGSSGGTHEMDIWPELKNLAGDVISRTAFGSSYLEGMKIFQLQTEQAERLITNIRRILIPGYLSLPTPNNKRMHQVNNEVESILRGLIAKRTKAIKEGESTKDNLLGLLLESNMRHTDDNGQSSMGMPIEDVIEECKTFYFAGMETTSVLLTWTMIVLSMHPKWQDRAREEVLGLFGKNRPKYEGLSRLKMVTMILYEVLRLYPPSIHFSRKTCKEVLIGDKRYPAGMMIELSVLLMHHDPDIWGSDVHEFKPERFAEGISKASKNSGAFLPFGWGPRICIGQNFALSEAKMAICMILQRFDFVLAPSYTHAPYTVVTLHPMHGAQIRLGLI